In Asterias rubens chromosome 15, eAstRub1.3, whole genome shotgun sequence, a genomic segment contains:
- the LOC117300307 gene encoding uncharacterized protein LOC117300307: MDYVWVLFWSLAVPVIAYITVNLATRDPAPMYGIYAVPGRWFSLKYYTMKVMLALVRRKRMQESEGMDGDSNPALRRVRELEVYCGIGDDPNGHNSFYVNGSDLTGATRLIARVAIRPDARRDVWFILRLPGRGDLVLPRHPHCTVSGVTGQGFNGAGLECSVIEPLSKWKIDFNGYCRGGIRKDWSEVDNRPLVHVKCSFTWTASTTFYDFATDVHPSLAAENIAKEKWSKQLFQNLKSMEQGHFEQFGTIEGVVQVDDGEEQGVVLTGVKDRSSGPRRWTDLHSYILNFIVLENGTCIQIGAFCFPGRVSNLTTGFIIHPSGEVIPAIHVDLPLADLMEQTEDPPMKFAFSMQPLVGDRLSVEVTIDDVMFFNMDRDWSVQIREGLSEFNVNGVRGLGVCEILKRYQGSCPVPENYDTPT; encoded by the exons ATGGATTATGTGTGGGTTTTGTTTTGGAGTTTAGCGGTTCCGGTAATTGCCTACATCACGGTGAACCTCGCCACCCGGGACCCCGCGCCGATGTACGGCATCTACGCCGTCCCGGGAAGGTGGTTCTCGCTGAAATACTACACGATGAAAGTAATGTTGGCTCTGGTGAGACGCAAGAGGATGCAAGAGTCAGAGGGGATGgacggggattcgaacccggcaCTGAGGCGAGTGCGTGAACTCGAAGTCTACTGTGGAATTGGAGACGATCCAAAC GGTCACAACTCGTTCTACGTGAACGGCTCTGATCTGACCGGGGCGACTCGACTGATCGCACGGGTCGCCATCAGGCCCGATGCCCGGCGGGACGTTTGGTTCATCTTAAGACTACCAGGCCGTGGTGACTTGGTGCTCCCACGGCACCCTCACTGCACTGTCTCTGGTGTCACGGGCCAGGGGTTCAATGGGGCGGGTCTTGAATGCTCGGTCATTGAACCCCTGAGTAAATGGAAGATTGACTTCAATGGATACTGTCG gggTGGAATACGAAAAGACTGGAGTGAAGTGGACAACCGACCATTGGTGCACGTCAAGTGTTCCTTTAC ATGGACTGCATCGACTACTTTCTACGACTTTGCCACCGATGTGCACCCGAGCCTTGCTGCCGAAAATATCGCCAAGGAAAAGTGGTCGAAACAGCTCTTCCAAAACCTCAAATC TATGGAGCAAGGCCACTTCGAACAGTTTGGTACAATCGAGGGCGTGGTCCAAGTTGATGATGGGGAGGAACAGGGCGTGGTCCTTACAGGCGTAAAAGACAGATCGTCCG GTCCGCGAAGGTGGACGGACTTACATAGCTACATCTTAAACTTCATTGTTCTTGAG AATGGCACGTGTATTCAGATTGGAGCCTTTTGTTTTCCCGGTCGAGTTTCAAA CTTGACTACTGGGTTTATAATCCACCCATCTGGAGAGGTCATCCCAGCCATACATGTCGATCTACCATTGGCTGATTTGATGGAACAAACGGAAGATCCACCAATGAAATTTGCTTTTAGTATGCAGCCACTTG TTGGAGACAGATTATCAGTGGAAGTGACAATTGATGACGTAATGTTTTTCAACATGGACAGAGACTGGAGTGTACAAATCCGCGAGGGACTGAGCGAGTTTAATGTGAACGGCGTCCGTGGGCTGGGCGTGTGTGAAATTCTAAAGAG ataCCAAGGAAGCTGTCCTGTTCCTGAAAATTATGACACGCCTACTTGA